The following are encoded together in the Coregonus clupeaformis isolate EN_2021a unplaced genomic scaffold, ASM2061545v1 scaf0251, whole genome shotgun sequence genome:
- the obi1 gene encoding LOW QUALITY PROTEIN: ORC ubiquitin ligase 1 (The sequence of the model RefSeq protein was modified relative to this genomic sequence to represent the inferred CDS: deleted 1 base in 1 codon), which produces MANNFQNVTLSLTLPISCQICLGKVRQPVICANNHVFCSCCMDIWLKKASQCPSCRVPITSENPCREIIGGTNESESHSVKKRLRKTRGELLLREYEDEMEGLLKENEELRNKNQSMESRLKTALDPCTITAGQRENKGVDPGVLEEWSNKLRAATDGYSQIKLDVEKLKEANKMLRSQNIDLVQENMRLKAEVASRSPQKFGRYTVAALEAKIHQYERDVDHLKRALERSDLYIEELEARGGRGAEPPGPHRCPSREHLLWGGGGRDQGPLPEDQCHEAEPSDVEKASICASLEGESKTLSAHQSYLLAASNAVELNGAGSETFRDHRRGFGVGVTLAGHNDSIETDSIGAIAPSDLLLPSTPSSAFRSLSLKGPSVGEDKKLGCKSVTYLRRLSFEDGVEPSSSGASSVGTKRSRLTAQFSNGVSSSNVAEPGGSTTTTTKPAFWAAAWHSHKASDVTSVTSVTSPNHIGEQQLNTSWGSGHSERDPTVGATTSQNRTDEETDPMSSEASMDAAYLDKISELDSMMLEGPESCSSRSSAGSHLSSGSHLSLASSLSSADSPDLTLDLRLDATLVPELEGCSESFLGPDSDQDREGGGQTEAEGRGSSSLNQRGRSEGLDLACSIKGTSSATVRVSETQAAAPASTSTTTGAAQSGLTSGTGSVSSSGRDVSSSSNHHLLGSTGPAGGQTGRSHLSDPSQTDELSFDLLFDPSTETKTGPGGPSGWQASADHHDEDSDISSGCSAVGSGEITVRQKSTVAPSQAAKRKSHSPFNIGSPSKHSKLM; this is translated from the exons ATGGCAAACAACTTTCAAAACGTGACTCTTTCTCTAACTTTACCCATATCATGCCAGATCTGCCTTGGAAAG GTCCGCCAGCCTGTCATCTGTGCCAACAACCACGTGTTCTGTTCTTGCTGCATGGACATCTGGTTGAAGAAGGCTAGTCAATGTCCTTCATGCCGAGTTCCCATCACTTCAGAGAACCCGTGCAGAGAAATTATAG GAGGAACGAATGAGAGCGAAAGCCATTCTGTGAAGAAACGCCTCCGAAAGACCAGAGGAGAGCTTCTGTTGAGGGAATATGAA GATGAAATGGAAGGTCTCCTCAAAGAGAACGAAGAGCTGAGGAACAAGAACCAGAGCATGGAGTCCCGGCTGAAGACGGCACTAGACCCCTGTACCATAACAGCCGGCCAGAGAGAAAACAAGGGTGTAGACCCCGGTGTTCTGGAGGAATGGAGCAACAAGCTGAGAGCCGCTACAGACGGCTACAGCCAGATCAAACTGGATGTGGAGAAACTGAAAGAG GCTAACAAGATGTTACGGTCTCAGAATATTGACCTGGTCCAGGAGAACATGAGGTTGAAAGCTGAGGTTGCCAGCAGATCGCCTCAGAA GTTTGGCCGGTACACCGTAGCAGCGCTGGAAGCTAAGATCCATCAGTACGAAAGAGATGTGGACCACCTGAAGAGAGCTCTGGAGCGCAGCGACCTGTACATAGAAGAACTGGAGGCCCGCGGTGGACGGGGAGCTGAGCCCCCAGGGCCACACCGATGCCCGTCCAGAGAGCACCTCCTCTGGGGAGGGGGAGGCCGGGACCAGGGTCCACTACCAGAGGATCAGTGCCACGAGGCGGAG CCGAGTGACGTGGAGAAGGCCTCCATCTGCGCCAGTCTGGAGGGAGAGTCCAAGACGCTGTCCGCTCACCAAAGCTACCTCCTGGCGGCCTCTAACGCCGTGGAGCTCAACGGCGCCGGCTCCGAGACCTTCCGGGACCACCGGAGAGGTTTCGGCGTGGGCGTGACGCTCGCTGGACACAACGACTCGATAGAAACTGATAGCATTGGCGCCATCGctccctctgacctcctcctcccctccaccccctcctctgccTTCCGCTCCCTCAGTCTGAAGGGTCCCAGTGTTGGTGAAGACAAGAAGCTCGGTTGTAAGTCTGTGACCTATCTAAGGAGACTCAGTTTTGAGGACGGTGTAGAACCCAGCAGCAGCGGTGCCTCCAGTGTAGGAACTAAACGGTCCAGGCTCACTGCTCAGTTCTCCAACGGTGTGTCTTCCAGTAACGTAGCCGAGCCAGGaggctccaccaccaccaccactaagcCGGCGTTCTGGGCCGCAGCCTGGCACAGCCACAAGGCTTCTGATGTGACCTCTGTGACCTCTGTGACATCACCCAATCACATTGGAGAGCAGCAGCTCAACACGTCATGGGGGTCGGGGCACAGCGAGAGAGACCCAACCGTGGGAGCCACCACGTCCCAGAATCGGACAGATGAGGAGACGGACCCCATGTCCAGCGAAGCCTCCATGGACGCGGCCTACCTGGATAAGATCTCTGAGCTGGACTCTATGATGCTGGAGGGGCCCGAGAGCTGCAGCAGCCGCAGTTCGGCAGGATCACACCTGTCCTCAGGATCACACCTGTCCCTGGCCTCCTCCCTGAGTTCTGCCGACTCACCGGACTTGACCCTTGACCTCAGACTGGACGCGACCCTAGTGCCTGAGCTGGAGGGTTGCTCTGAATCCTTCCTGGGTCCTGACTCCGACCAGGACCGAGAGGGAGGTGGACAGACCGAGGCTGAGGGTCGGGGGAGCTCGTCGTTAAACCAGAGGGGGAGGAGTGAGGGTTTAGACTTGGCATGCAGCATAAAGGGAACCTCTTCGGCTACAGTCAGAGTGTCAGAGACCCAGGCGGCTGCTCCAGCATCCACATCCACCACGACAGGAGCAGCCCAGTCTGGGTTAACGTCAGGAACCGGGTCCGTGTCCTCCTCTGGGAGAGACGTTAGCAGCAGCAGCAACCACCATCTTCTAGGCTCTACAGGGCCCGCTGGAGGACAGACAGGACGCAGCCACCTCTCTGACCCCTCTCAGACTGATGAACTGTCCTTTGACCTGCTGTTTGACCCCTCAACGGAGACCAAGACAGGACCAGGAGGGCCGTCAGGCTGGCAGGCCTCAGCCGACCACCATGATGAGGACAGTGACATCTCTTCTGGCTGCTCGGCAGtcggctctggagagatcaccgTGAGACAGAAGAGCACAGTGGCTCCTAGTCAGGCAGCCAAACGGAAGTCTCACAGTCCTTTTAACATCGGCAGTCCCTCCAAACATTCTAAGTTGATGTGA